AATGCCCGCGCTTGACGGTGGCGCGCCCGGTCACGTCCAGCCCCGCGGTGGTGCGCAGCATCTGCACGTTCCCCGCCAGCTCGGCATCGGCGTTGGAGTTGTGCACCCAGACCCGGCCCGGTGCCTCGATGGCGACGTCCGCCAGCCACTCCGGCCGGTCGGTCGGTTCGAGCAAGCTGCCTTCCCCGCGCCCTTCGGTGAACTCGCGGGTGATTTCCGCGTCGCGCACCTGCAAGGAACCCTTGAACTCCGGAATCGGCGCCGCCGTTTCGAAGAGATGCACCGCATGGATGTCGATGTGGCCGCCCACGATCGCGGCGATATCGGGAATGCTGTAGACGGGGACGTGGTCGGCGTCGAAGGCCAGGGCGTAATCGGAAACGGCGAGTCCGGCGAAGCGCACCCAGCCACTGCCCCGCACCCAGCCATTGGGACCGGTGCGGCCGTGGATCTCCCCCAACTCCAGAGTGTCGTCGACGAAGTTCCCCGTAGCGTTCACGTCGTAATAGACCTCCTCGAGATTCGCCAGGGTGAAACCGGCACCAGCGACCAGCAGCTTGCCGTTCAGCTTCGGCTTTGCCAGCGTGCCTCCCAGGTGCAGCGTCGCCTCCACCGTCCCCGGCGGCACTCCCTGTGGCGCCGGTTCGAAGAACGAGATGAAGCGGGGCACGACGGCGAAGCTGCTGCTCAGCAACACCAGATCGGCGTCGACCGGCTCCTCGCGCCGCAGCTTGATCCCGCGCAGCAGATGCAACGTGAGCGGCAGCTGCCCTTCGACATCGACGCTGGCCCCAGCGGCGTGTGCCTTCAGGTGCGGCACGCGCAACGAACCGCCAGCGTACTGGGCCTCGAAGCGCAGCGAATCCACTTCGATGCCGCGCCGCAGGTGCAGTGCGCGTGCCGCGCCGCTGGCGCCGAGGCGTGGATCACCGAGGCTACCTTCCACATCCAGCTTCGTGGTGAGCCGCGCTTCCCAGGGTGCTGGGGCCTGGAGGCCGCGCAAGCCGCGCCAGAACGGCTCCAGAGCCAGGTCGTCCACTTCGACATGGAGCTCCAGCGCCGCCTTGGAGAAGGCTTCGGGTTCTCCGGGGCCCGAAGCGCCGCGCAGCCAGCGCGAGAGAGACGGTAGATAGGCGATGCGCCCGTTCACCCGGATGCCTCCGAATGGGGTGTAAGCGCTGACACTGCGGAGCGAGCTGCCGAAGGCGTCGCTCTGCAAGTCCACCCGCACGCTGTCCACCTCCAGCGCCTGCCAGCGACCCGCGCGGACGGCGAGACGCGAATCCACCTGGGTCGCGTCGAGCCGGCCGTGCACTTCGAGCCAGCCGGTCCCGGTGCCGGCGAGGGGTTGTTGCGCCCCCGCCAGCTGCGACAGGAAGCCGAGGTCGAAGTCGCGGACTTCGGTGCGCGCGTCCACTCGGTTGGCGCCGAGGTCGAGCACGCCGTCGATGCGCGCGCCGCCGCTCCGTGACAGCAGCCGCAGCGAATCGACGCGGGTCGCGCGCCCGGACCACCACAAGCTCGCCGGCTCCTCGACGCGGAACTCCTGTCCCCCGATCTGGATCAGCGCCGTATGCAAGGACAGGAGCTGCGCCGGGCGGGGATCGCCGTTCCAGTCCCGCGCCAAGGTGCGGAACGAGGCAGCCACAGTGACCGAGGTGTCGACTGCCGCTACCTCGGCGCGCTCCAGATGCAGCGCCTCGCCGTCATAGCTCATGAGCGAGGTGAGTCGACCGAGCTTCCGCCCGCCGAGCGCCAGGCCTTCGGCGCGCACGTCCATTTCCACCGCCGGAACGGGGAACAGACGACTGGCCTGGAGATCGATCACGCCACGCTCGGCGGCGAGACTGCCGTAGCGCAGCGTGGCGAAGTCCCCCGCGGCGATGCAGCCCAAGCTATCGAGGGTGCCCTCGATCTGCCCCTGCAGATCCGCTGCGGCATGCAAAGACCCGAGGCCGAGAGGCTTGGCGAAGCCGGCGACGTCATCCGCCTCCAGCTCCCAGGAGAAGGAAACCGCCTGGCCCTGCAGCGTCCCCTCGCCATGCAGCACGCCGCGCGCCGTTTCCAGCTGGATCTCGCGGCAGGAAGCCGACCGGCCGAGGATGGCAGCACGACCGTGACCCTTGGTGATGGCGACACCGGCCAGGTCGCTCGGCCCGAGCGCCGCTCGTAGCTGCAAGGAATCCCCTGGGCTGCGGCGCGAGAACTCCAGCTGCGCTTCCAGGCGGCTCACGGGAAGGTCCGATCTCCAGGCC
This genomic window from Candidatus Krumholzibacteriia bacterium contains:
- a CDS encoding translocation/assembly module TamB domain-containing protein; this encodes MTRLRRKHAVVLFAAVVALGTLWYLLRFTPIVSDQVGRAFTSNLLQERGYRLVLGRVRGNPLGKIAVDEVRLLRDRPGASEVARLRGLELRLDFWQLLRGRVKVHRLRLLEPVVQLGAEDLHWQRRKDLPSGPPPPPLHLAGVEIVGGRVEFPLDSLRTLCLVDLETEVALEVEGGSSRLQVERFSAGLPLQSLVVLQGAGNLTYGSEGLQVEAARLQTSRSQVTGVATYRGSPRTLHLNGEATKFDLADLDSLVQLPVGGTLTGPFELQWSPQAIAFTGTWSGEYAAHALDSVQVDLRWTPAKFTLRRAEGRLQTSRFALSLEAEHEALHGRAQLQDFDLRAWRSDLPVSRLEAQLEFSRRSPGDSLQLRAALGPSDLAGVAITKGHGRAAILGRSASCREIQLETARGVLHGEGTLQGQAVSFSWELEADDVAGFAKPLGLGSLHAAADLQGQIEGTLDSLGCIAAGDFATLRYGSLAAERGVIDLQASRLFPVPAVEMDVRAEGLALGGRKLGRLTSLMSYDGEALHLERAEVAAVDTSVTVAASFRTLARDWNGDPRPAQLLSLHTALIQIGGQEFRVEEPASLWWSGRATRVDSLRLLSRSGGARIDGVLDLGANRVDARTEVRDFDLGFLSQLAGAQQPLAGTGTGWLEVHGRLDATQVDSRLAVRAGRWQALEVDSVRVDLQSDAFGSSLRSVSAYTPFGGIRVNGRIAYLPSLSRWLRGASGPGEPEAFSKAALELHVEVDDLALEPFWRGLRGLQAPAPWEARLTTKLDVEGSLGDPRLGASGAARALHLRRGIEVDSLRFEAQYAGGSLRVPHLKAHAAGASVDVEGQLPLTLHLLRGIKLRREEPVDADLVLLSSSFAVVPRFISFFEPAPQGVPPGTVEATLHLGGTLAKPKLNGKLLVAGAGFTLANLEEVYYDVNATGNFVDDTLELGEIHGRTGPNGWVRGSGWVRFAGLAVSDYALAFDADHVPVYSIPDIAAIVGGHIDIHAVHLFETAAPIPEFKGSLQVRDAEITREFTEGRGEGSLLEPTDRPEWLADVAIEAPGRVWVHNSNADAELAGNVQMLRTTAGLDVTGRATVKRGHYSAYLEKFEITRGELDFSRNPGWEPDLDLEARRGRVNERIYVQLTGTPSQPQLVFTSDNRETSAELQQILMADIRNDPSNVATTVVENVFTDLGYLDSISIDPASSRQPVAEGQQAPLISAYNVSAGWAVSDRVFVTYTRGLNQSDLNQRVAVEFDVLRGLLLASSWEIRYIPSPELLSDAAQNAFNVDVKFRHEY